From Thermoplasmatales archaeon, the proteins below share one genomic window:
- a CDS encoding ATP-binding protein, with protein MSGFKGTIFETISSTRIKFSTKPGESISTGSLVEIKDSDGKKYLGRVISIQRKNYLIDQDGAVQLSTLFSENENLDPDDIGIRGEFDDFIICEVEIIGNRENSNFFVRPKKPFKIGTKVYRASPEFLKRQLKPKTNSIEIGYFRDNKDVPIHIDLNELISKHFSVLAMTGSGKSWTISVIIESVAKNYDIPILIFDPHGEYSSLKVAKNADGQKIAQKTKIFVAADEYTRDLSDDFFENKFGVKRDSESLYFNMTDFETYQIIHLLKSLYDLSEAQSRILQAGWAEITNDPDLKDTTQIDPILEKLKGIGESATQGPAAMKILSTKLRMLYDSLPYIQKSTEQKIINEKKIVKKGQISVIDISGIEEIQQQALVAILSSRILKKRMKRDIPPLLLILEEAHRYIPSGSVNTASKPTIKRVAQEGRKFLMGMGIVSQRPSRVDDDVLSQCNNQIIMRLTNPNDQNYVKKISEWISEADVEEIKSMAPGEAFIFGSAVPLSLPLRIKSERLTEHGGYTPDIVDELENF; from the coding sequence ATGAGTGGATTTAAAGGAACAATATTTGAAACAATATCTTCAACAAGAATTAAATTTTCAACTAAGCCCGGAGAGAGTATCAGTACGGGATCTCTAGTTGAAATAAAAGACTCTGATGGAAAAAAATATTTGGGAAGAGTTATAAGTATTCAAAGAAAAAATTATCTAATTGATCAAGATGGTGCAGTTCAACTTTCAACGCTTTTTTCTGAAAACGAAAATTTAGACCCTGATGACATAGGTATACGTGGCGAATTTGATGATTTCATAATTTGTGAAGTTGAAATCATAGGTAACAGGGAAAACAGCAACTTTTTCGTAAGACCAAAAAAGCCATTTAAAATTGGGACAAAAGTGTACAGGGCAAGCCCTGAATTTCTGAAGAGACAGTTAAAACCAAAAACAAATTCCATAGAAATAGGCTATTTTAGGGATAATAAAGATGTCCCAATACACATTGATTTGAATGAACTTATCTCAAAACATTTCTCTGTTCTTGCTATGACTGGAAGCGGTAAATCCTGGACTATAAGTGTTATAATAGAGTCCGTAGCAAAAAATTATGACATACCTATACTAATATTTGATCCCCATGGAGAATACAGTTCACTCAAGGTTGCAAAGAATGCTGATGGTCAAAAGATAGCTCAGAAAACTAAAATTTTTGTTGCCGCGGATGAATACACAAGGGACCTTTCGGATGATTTTTTTGAAAATAAATTCGGAGTTAAGCGGGATAGTGAATCTCTATACTTCAACATGACCGATTTTGAAACATACCAGATTATTCACCTTTTAAAGAGCCTTTATGACTTATCTGAGGCCCAGAGCAGAATTTTACAAGCTGGTTGGGCTGAAATAACCAATGATCCCGACCTAAAGGATACAACTCAAATTGATCCGATACTTGAAAAATTGAAGGGTATTGGGGAGTCAGCTACACAAGGTCCAGCTGCCATGAAGATACTCAGCACTAAACTAAGAATGCTATATGATTCATTACCATATATTCAGAAATCTACTGAGCAAAAGATCATAAATGAAAAGAAAATTGTCAAAAAGGGCCAAATTTCAGTAATCGATATTTCTGGCATAGAGGAAATACAACAACAGGCACTTGTTGCAATATTGTCCTCAAGGATACTCAAAAAAAGGATGAAAAGGGACATTCCTCCATTGCTCCTCATACTCGAGGAGGCACATAGATATATACCTTCTGGATCCGTCAATACCGCTTCAAAGCCTACAATTAAGAGAGTTGCACAAGAAGGTCGTAAGTTTCTAATGGGTATGGGAATTGTAAGCCAGAGACCTAGCCGGGTTGATGATGATGTCCTTTCACAATGCAATAACCAGATAATAATGAGATTAACCAACCCAAACGATCAGAATTATGTTAAAAAGATTTCTGAGTGGATTTCTGAAGCAGATGTGGAGGAAATAAAAAGTATGGCACCTGGTGAAGCGTTTATTTTTGGCAGCGCTGTTCCTCTCTCCCTTCCACTGAGAA
- a CDS encoding DNA double-strand break repair nuclease NurA, with amino-acid sequence MVFETEIEGFITAIQKERFVEIENFRKIFKEMESDIKTNKKNLTVDIDKPNKECLESNIVAVDGSSYQEQYDSISINIATAYIYSKDEKKEKYLPNIKIVPPYYASLINSVDMKTLEYKIVLDLLEKGIIEKPELILLDGSICFPDEALSNYIENVPLMKESYEEHKAIVNEFYKFTLTEKIPTVALSKDPTANKYFVSLYKSVEDPSSNDEIDPSSLIGSNFLKNVGKNGMYNFISENSFIKKLLYEDSFKRTKYLEITRSLRNEIPAKMLRGEICGFYLKTIKEQKPFFVEIPSKFINRINEITRILSALSYYSLRPGYPFPLYAAHKRVELKKKYCRNIANILRNIASKEFKDDYTLIFEEKFHDKL; translated from the coding sequence ATGGTTTTTGAAACAGAAATAGAAGGTTTTATAACAGCCATCCAAAAGGAAAGGTTTGTTGAAATAGAAAACTTTAGAAAGATCTTCAAAGAAATGGAAAGTGACATTAAAACTAATAAAAAGAATTTAACTGTTGATATAGATAAACCAAACAAAGAGTGCCTAGAAAGTAATATTGTGGCCGTGGACGGAAGCAGTTATCAGGAACAATATGACTCAATTTCAATAAATATCGCTACGGCTTATATTTATTCCAAGGATGAAAAAAAAGAAAAATATTTACCAAATATTAAAATTGTGCCCCCATATTATGCTAGTTTAATTAATTCTGTTGATATGAAGACTCTTGAATATAAAATTGTTCTCGACTTACTAGAGAAGGGGATAATTGAAAAACCTGAACTAATCCTACTCGATGGTTCTATTTGTTTTCCTGACGAAGCGCTTTCAAACTACATTGAAAATGTTCCTTTGATGAAAGAGAGTTATGAGGAACATAAAGCTATCGTAAATGAATTTTATAAGTTCACATTAACGGAGAAAATACCCACAGTTGCTCTCAGTAAGGATCCTACTGCTAATAAATACTTCGTTTCGCTTTATAAATCAGTAGAGGACCCATCCTCTAATGATGAAATAGACCCCTCATCTTTAATTGGTTCAAATTTCCTGAAAAATGTGGGAAAGAATGGAATGTACAATTTTATATCTGAAAATTCTTTCATAAAAAAATTGTTGTATGAGGATTCATTCAAAAGGACAAAATACCTCGAGATTACAAGAAGTTTGAGAAACGAAATCCCTGCAAAAATGCTAAGGGGTGAAATTTGCGGGTTTTATTTGAAAACAATCAAAGAACAGAAACCCTTTTTTGTCGAAATCCCATCTAAATTTATTAATAGAATTAACGAAATAACAAGAATTTTATCCGCCCTTAGCTACTATTCACTGAGACCAGGTTACCCCTTTCCCCTCTATGCTGCACATAAAAGAGTCGAGCTCAAAAAGAAGTACTGCCGTAACATAGCTAATATACTAAGGAACATCGCATCAAAGGAATTTAAAGACGATTACACTTTAATCTTTGAGGAAAAGTTCCATGACAAATTATAG